Proteins encoded together in one Marinithermus hydrothermalis DSM 14884 window:
- a CDS encoding TldD/PmbA family protein — MTFEEAKTYLLERAQALRVQLEVFGSHQRELSLKAHEGRLEEVKQAQRGGIGLRLVENGRVGYAYTEDLTPPSLDWALEEARQNAALQSETGGFLPKGHALGHQDTLGEGLSAPLEAKQRAALEFEANLRKDPRVGQVMFAGYTEREVAVHLGSTEGASGTYRAGLAGLMGSMVMREGTSLKQGWGADWAGEFHVLDPGRTAHTLLERTGRLLGARPLKTGRYTAYLEPRAFAHLLLAFWSLWSGKAVLEGKSRLAGKLGTRIASPAVTLVDDPTFPQGLVRRPFDAEGTPARRTVLVEAGVLRNYLTNSEAALRLGVANTGHAARDYRGTLGVAPTNLVVEPGAGVTFETGVIVSEVMGVHAGANPISGEFSLQALGLWVEDGEIRHPVENFAISGNFLELLERVVAVGAELEWTFMGVAVGTPVVAVADLSFAGA, encoded by the coding sequence ATGACCTTTGAAGAAGCGAAAACCTACCTGCTCGAGCGCGCCCAGGCACTCAGGGTGCAGCTCGAGGTGTTCGGCAGTCACCAGCGCGAGCTCAGCCTCAAGGCGCACGAGGGCCGGCTCGAGGAGGTCAAGCAGGCCCAGCGCGGCGGGATCGGGTTGCGCTTGGTTGAAAACGGCCGGGTCGGCTACGCCTACACGGAGGACCTGACCCCCCCAAGCCTCGACTGGGCGCTGGAAGAAGCCCGGCAGAACGCCGCTTTGCAGTCCGAAACCGGGGGGTTCCTCCCCAAAGGTCACGCCCTCGGCCACCAGGACACGCTCGGCGAGGGCCTGTCCGCTCCGCTCGAAGCGAAACAACGCGCGGCCCTCGAGTTTGAGGCCAACCTCCGGAAGGACCCGCGCGTGGGGCAGGTCATGTTCGCCGGGTACACCGAGCGCGAGGTGGCGGTCCACCTGGGCTCCACCGAGGGGGCCTCCGGAACCTACCGCGCGGGGCTGGCCGGCCTTATGGGCTCGATGGTGATGCGTGAAGGCACGAGCCTCAAGCAGGGCTGGGGCGCGGACTGGGCCGGTGAGTTCCACGTCCTCGACCCTGGACGCACCGCCCACACCCTCCTGGAGCGTACGGGGCGGCTTCTGGGGGCGCGTCCCCTCAAGACCGGCCGGTACACCGCGTACCTCGAGCCGCGGGCCTTCGCGCACCTGCTCCTCGCCTTTTGGAGCTTATGGAGCGGTAAAGCCGTCCTCGAGGGGAAGAGCCGGCTCGCGGGCAAGCTCGGCACGCGCATCGCGAGCCCGGCGGTTACGCTGGTGGACGACCCCACGTTCCCGCAGGGCCTCGTGCGCAGGCCCTTCGACGCGGAAGGCACCCCTGCCCGCCGCACCGTGCTGGTGGAGGCGGGAGTGCTGCGGAACTACCTGACGAACAGCGAGGCGGCGCTGCGGCTCGGCGTGGCGAACACCGGGCACGCCGCGCGCGACTACCGGGGCACCCTCGGGGTGGCCCCCACGAACCTCGTGGTCGAACCCGGAGCGGGCGTGACCTTCGAGACGGGCGTGATCGTCAGCGAGGTGATGGGGGTGCACGCCGGGGCCAACCCCATCTCGGGGGAGTTCTCCCTGCAGGCGCTCGGGCTTTGGGTGGAAGATGGGGAAATACGCCATCCCGTGGAAAACTTTGCGATTAGCGGGAACTTCCTCGAGCTTCTCGAGCGCGTAGTTGCGGTAGGGGCGGAGCTCGAGTGGACGTTCATGGGCGTGGCGGTTGGGACGCCTGTTGTGGCGGTAGCGGACCTTTCCTTCGCGGGAGCGTAG
- a CDS encoding sodium-dependent transporter, whose translation MQRETWATRTGFVLAAVGSAIGLGNIWRFPYVTYENGGGAFLLPYLIALFTAGIPLLIFEFAIGHKYRGSAPLALRRISEKWEWLGWWPVLVSFVITLYYTVVIAWAVSYAWFALTQAWGADTKGFFFGSYLGLPDTFWPTGGLQPSVAIALILVWIASFLIMVRGVSEGIERANKIFMPLLLVLMLIITLRGITLPGAVEGLNHLFTPDWSKLFDGKVWLAAYGQIFFSLSVGLGVMITYASYLPKKADLTNNAFITALANSGFSLLAALGVFGAIGFMAQAQGVPVNEVAAGGVGLAFIVFPQILNSFPALGGLFGFLFFVALVVAGMSSLISLVNVVAQSVADKFGISYKQAVIGVHVVAFLGSLLFATKAGLIYLDIVDHFINNYGIALIGLAEVVAVFWIWKIFGPLADHADSVSDFRVSRPWLLLSAGILTPILLTVMAWKALAADLAQPYGGYPMGLLIGFGWLTVLLVIVAAFLIQRLPWGRSVAVEMERREA comes from the coding sequence TTGCAGCGAGAAACTTGGGCTACCCGTACCGGATTCGTGTTGGCCGCGGTAGGTTCGGCCATCGGGTTGGGGAACATCTGGCGGTTCCCCTACGTCACGTACGAGAACGGCGGCGGCGCGTTCTTGCTACCCTACCTCATCGCCCTGTTCACCGCCGGCATTCCCCTACTGATCTTTGAGTTCGCCATCGGGCACAAGTACCGGGGATCGGCTCCCCTAGCGCTGCGCCGCATCTCGGAGAAGTGGGAGTGGCTCGGGTGGTGGCCGGTCCTGGTCTCCTTCGTCATCACGCTGTACTACACGGTGGTCATCGCCTGGGCGGTGAGCTACGCGTGGTTCGCGCTCACGCAGGCCTGGGGCGCGGACACCAAGGGTTTCTTCTTCGGCTCGTACCTGGGCCTCCCGGATACCTTCTGGCCCACGGGCGGGCTGCAGCCCTCGGTTGCCATCGCCCTCATCCTGGTGTGGATCGCCTCCTTCCTCATCATGGTGCGAGGGGTGAGTGAGGGTATCGAACGCGCCAATAAGATCTTCATGCCCTTGTTGCTGGTGCTGATGCTCATCATCACCCTGCGCGGCATCACGCTGCCCGGTGCGGTCGAGGGGCTGAACCACCTCTTCACCCCGGACTGGAGCAAGCTCTTCGACGGCAAGGTCTGGCTCGCCGCGTACGGCCAGATCTTCTTCAGCCTGAGCGTCGGGCTCGGCGTGATGATCACCTACGCGAGCTACCTGCCGAAGAAGGCCGACCTCACCAACAACGCCTTCATCACTGCGCTCGCCAACAGCGGGTTCAGCCTGCTTGCCGCGCTCGGCGTGTTCGGCGCGATCGGCTTCATGGCCCAGGCCCAGGGGGTGCCGGTCAACGAGGTCGCCGCGGGCGGCGTGGGTCTCGCCTTCATCGTCTTCCCGCAGATCCTCAACTCCTTCCCGGCCTTGGGGGGCCTGTTCGGCTTCCTCTTCTTCGTCGCGCTCGTGGTTGCGGGCATGTCCTCCCTGATCTCCCTGGTGAACGTGGTCGCCCAGTCCGTGGCGGACAAGTTTGGCATCTCCTACAAGCAGGCCGTCATTGGCGTGCACGTGGTGGCCTTCCTGGGCAGCCTGCTCTTTGCCACCAAGGCCGGCCTCATCTACCTGGACATCGTGGACCACTTCATCAACAACTACGGCATCGCCCTGATCGGGCTGGCCGAGGTGGTTGCGGTGTTCTGGATCTGGAAGATCTTCGGGCCGCTGGCGGATCACGCTGACAGCGTCTCCGACTTCCGCGTGAGCCGTCCCTGGCTCCTCCTCTCCGCGGGGATCCTCACCCCGATCCTGCTCACCGTCATGGCCTGGAAGGCCCTCGCCGCCGACCTCGCCCAGCCGTACGGGGGCTACCCCATGGGCCTGCTGATCGGTTTCGGCTGGCTGACGGTCCTCCTCGTGATCGTGGCCGCCTTCCTGATTCAGCGGCTGCCCTGGGGCCGCAGCGTCGCGGTTGAGATGGAAAGGAGGGAAGCATGA
- a CDS encoding MetS family NSS transporter small subunit has product MKPIALLMFLIAATLLWGGLAVCLRIALRREQEHNT; this is encoded by the coding sequence ATGAAACCCATCGCGCTTCTGATGTTCCTCATCGCCGCCACCCTCCTTTGGGGCGGACTCGCGGTCTGCCTGCGCATCGCCCTGCGCCGCGAGCAAGAGCACAACACCTAA